In a genomic window of Elusimicrobiota bacterium:
- a CDS encoding TolC family protein, with the protein MRICQLKQISIKKIAIVFFPLFLYSFSFAKNLNEETATILALQNSRELKIAEQELEVAKGARYEAVSTALPQIYIGLSYSRINSASVISPFIPEESFLIPIGVPSETKSNKLSNNYGGQVLVLQPLFTWGQIKFTNVLAKQNYLFTKEKLSQAKNDCIFKAKENFYKTLLAIKLSLIADESYDLSQKRLEMTKNLFNEGKASKYDVSRAEVVVANARTLALKAENIFEVSKETLKSFLDLKEDIVIEGEFNFQDLDFSIDEIWEKMVYARPEIKQMGYRENIAKSLLSINKTNSKPKINCDYYYTSDAPDLYRDFNSWNKSWILGVSLYWHVFDGLLSYGKIKKADAQLEQVRNTNKANLEVFKLEAISAYLNFNQAKKSISVEKENVILANENLKIAHKRYSMGLMSSIELQDVQFAFSQAKTNYQQALYDYNIAIATILKVMGSNN; encoded by the coding sequence ATGAGAATTTGTCAGCTTAAACAAATATCGATCAAAAAAATAGCTATTGTTTTTTTCCCTTTATTTCTGTATAGTTTTTCTTTCGCTAAAAATTTAAATGAAGAAACGGCAACAATTTTAGCACTTCAAAACAGCAGGGAATTAAAGATTGCCGAACAAGAACTTGAGGTGGCCAAAGGGGCTCGTTATGAAGCAGTTTCTACCGCACTTCCTCAAATCTATATAGGACTTTCTTACAGCAGGATTAACAGCGCTTCAGTCATTAGTCCTTTTATTCCAGAAGAATCTTTTCTGATACCAATTGGAGTTCCTTCTGAAACTAAATCCAATAAACTCTCTAATAACTATGGGGGACAGGTATTAGTATTGCAGCCTTTATTCACCTGGGGACAGATAAAATTCACAAACGTACTGGCGAAACAGAATTATCTATTTACAAAAGAGAAACTGAGCCAGGCAAAAAACGATTGCATTTTCAAAGCAAAAGAAAATTTCTATAAAACTCTTCTTGCCATAAAACTTTCTTTAATTGCGGATGAATCTTATGATTTAAGCCAAAAGAGGCTTGAAATGACCAAGAACCTTTTTAATGAAGGAAAAGCTTCAAAATATGATGTTTCAAGAGCGGAAGTTGTAGTAGCAAACGCAAGAACACTCGCTTTAAAAGCCGAAAATATTTTTGAGGTATCAAAAGAAACGCTAAAAAGTTTTTTGGATTTGAAAGAAGATATAGTTATTGAAGGAGAATTTAATTTTCAAGACTTAGATTTTTCTATAGATGAAATATGGGAAAAAATGGTTTATGCCCGCCCTGAAATTAAGCAGATGGGGTATCGGGAAAATATAGCCAAAAGCCTTCTTTCAATAAATAAAACTAATAGCAAGCCGAAAATTAATTGCGATTATTATTATACATCTGATGCCCCAGATTTGTATAGGGATTTTAATAGCTGGAATAAGAGCTGGATACTTGGTGTTTCATTATATTGGCACGTTTTTGACGGTCTTTTAAGTTACGGGAAAATAAAAAAAGCAGATGCCCAGCTTGAACAGGTTAGGAACACAAACAAGGCAAATCTTGAGGTATTCAAGCTAGAAGCTATTTCCGCATATTTAAATTTCAACCAAGCAAAAAAGAGCATTTCAGTAGAAAAGGAAAATGTTATTCTGGCGAATGAAAACCTAAAAATCGCGCACAAAAGATATTCAATGGGACTAATGTCTTCTATTGAACTTCAGGATGTGCAATTTGCTTTTTCTCAGGCAAAAACAAATTATCAGCAGGCATTGTATGATTATAATATTGCTATCGCGACAATATTAAAAGTTATGGGGAGTAATAATTAA
- the groL gene encoding chaperonin GroEL (60 kDa chaperone family; promotes refolding of misfolded polypeptides especially under stressful conditions; forms two stacked rings of heptamers to form a barrel-shaped 14mer; ends can be capped by GroES; misfolded proteins enter the barrel where they are refolded when GroES binds) yields MAKQINYADDARKSIKNGVDKLSNAVKVTLGPKGRYVILDKKFGSPTITNDGVTIAKEIELEDPFENMGAQLVKEVSSKTNDVAGDGTTTACVLAQAITAEGLRNITAGANATHIKRGIDKAVTAVVEEIKKNAKHVKGKEEIAQIASISANDKEIGNLIADAMEKVGKDGVITVEEGKSAETTLDVVEGMQFDRGYVSPYFVTDAERMEAVLEDPYFIITDKKLASMQEILPLLEKVVQTGKPFIIIAEDIEGEALATLVVNKIRGTLKVAAVKAPGFGDRRKEILQDIAVLTGGTVISEEIGLKLDKVTVDMLGQAKRVTVDKENTTIVSGAGDKKEIEARISQIRKQIEETKSDYDKEKLQERLAKLVGGVAVINVGAATETEMKAKKFKVEDAMHATRAGVEEGVVCGGGVALLRAQNVLEKIKGSDADEQTGINIVIRSLEEPIREIATNAGLEGSIVVDKVRNSKDPNFGFDAEACEYVDMFKAGILDPVKVTRSALQNAASIAGLLLITDVLITDIPEKKQPMGMGPGMPPMDY; encoded by the coding sequence ATGGCAAAACAGATAAATTATGCTGATGACGCTAGAAAATCAATTAAAAACGGAGTTGACAAATTGTCCAATGCGGTAAAAGTAACGCTGGGGCCAAAAGGCCGTTATGTTATTTTAGACAAAAAATTCGGTTCTCCAACAATAACTAATGACGGTGTAACCATAGCTAAAGAAATTGAGCTTGAAGACCCTTTTGAAAATATGGGCGCGCAGCTGGTAAAGGAAGTTTCTTCAAAAACTAATGATGTTGCAGGCGACGGGACAACAACTGCATGTGTTTTGGCTCAGGCAATTACTGCGGAAGGTTTAAGAAACATTACTGCGGGCGCTAATGCAACCCACATTAAAAGAGGAATTGACAAGGCGGTTACAGCAGTGGTTGAAGAAATCAAAAAGAATGCAAAGCATGTTAAGGGAAAAGAAGAAATTGCCCAGATCGCTTCTATATCTGCAAACGATAAAGAGATCGGAAACCTTATCGCTGACGCTATGGAAAAAGTGGGGAAAGACGGAGTTATCACGGTTGAAGAAGGAAAATCAGCCGAAACCACTTTAGACGTGGTTGAAGGAATGCAATTTGACCGCGGCTACGTTTCTCCCTACTTTGTGACAGATGCCGAAAGAATGGAAGCGGTGCTCGAAGACCCTTATTTTATCATAACAGACAAAAAACTCGCATCAATGCAAGAGATCCTTCCCCTTTTAGAAAAAGTTGTCCAAACCGGGAAGCCATTCATTATCATTGCTGAAGACATTGAAGGCGAGGCACTTGCCACTTTAGTTGTCAACAAAATCCGAGGCACCCTTAAAGTTGCGGCGGTGAAAGCTCCGGGTTTTGGAGACAGGCGTAAAGAAATTTTGCAAGACATAGCGGTTTTAACCGGCGGGACAGTAATATCCGAGGAGATTGGGCTAAAGCTGGATAAGGTCACTGTTGATATGCTCGGCCAGGCGAAACGGGTTACGGTTGACAAAGAAAATACAACCATAGTTTCCGGCGCGGGCGATAAAAAAGAAATTGAAGCGCGCATTTCTCAAATACGCAAACAAATAGAAGAGACAAAATCCGATTACGACAAAGAAAAACTCCAAGAACGGCTTGCAAAACTCGTGGGAGGAGTAGCGGTGATAAATGTCGGCGCGGCAACTGAAACAGAAATGAAAGCAAAAAAATTCAAGGTTGAAGATGCTATGCATGCAACGAGAGCCGGTGTTGAGGAAGGAGTTGTTTGCGGCGGCGGAGTGGCATTGCTGAGAGCCCAAAACGTATTGGAAAAAATCAAGGGTTCTGACGCCGACGAGCAAACCGGTATCAATATTGTAATAAGATCCTTAGAAGAACCCATAAGAGAAATTGCGACAAACGCGGGCCTTGAAGGATCAATTGTAGTGGATAAAGTAAGAAACAGCAAGGATCCGAATTTTGGTTTTGACGCTGAAGCATGTGAATATGTTGATATGTTTAAAGCGGGGATACTTGATCCTGTAAAAGTTACCCGTTCAGCGCTGCAAAATGCGGCATCTATTGCCGGGCTTCTTTTGATAACTGATGTTTTGATTACAGACATTCCCGAGAAAAAACAGCCGATGGGAATGGGTCCTGGAATGCCTCCAATGGACTACTAG
- a CDS encoding co-chaperone GroES, protein MKIRPLGDRVLVKPTEEKEVKKSGIIIPDTAKEKPMEGEVISVGKGKIGDDGKLIPMDVKVGDKILYGKYSGTEIKINEIDHLIMHQDDILGVID, encoded by the coding sequence ATGAAAATTAGACCATTAGGTGACAGAGTGTTGGTAAAACCAACTGAGGAAAAAGAAGTAAAGAAGAGCGGCATCATAATTCCAGATACCGCAAAAGAAAAACCCATGGAAGGGGAAGTCATTTCGGTAGGTAAAGGAAAAATAGGAGATGACGGTAAGTTAATTCCAATGGATGTAAAGGTCGGAGACAAGATTCTGTACGGAAAATATTCCGGCACGGAAATAAAAATCAATGAAATAGATCACTTGATCATGCATCAGGACGATATCCTGGGTGTTATAGACTAA
- a CDS encoding TIGR03545 family protein produces the protein MRWKYFIPVSAFVVICFVFSIFFLDMILKSAFISGGEMVFGAKVEIASVKTKFRNLSINISGLKIANRSDFFRNLIEIDSIRFALKPLPLLSKKVIIEEMALDGLMWNTKRDLSGALPPRKEKKFVKKEKKENKSSPTAKLFSSIKEKAGSEASALPAADKIKEVQKEFKNISFTNAVSLADLKSIGEMDALKSSYSQKYSQYDSQLKSLDLDQKISKAVAALNEISSIKIETIQDIEPAKTKLDSFNSTREELNNTISQLQLMQSQMSQDFGSEKDVLAKINQLKEGDYKALADKLKLPSFSFGNLSQSIFGPVWLDRVHKILYYLEVARKYMPPKKKNEKMVNTRLKGRDISFPKEDNPPDFLIGKIIVSGTTGGYGKEGEPLDFKGVITGITSDPVLLGRPTKIDISGSQGKRTLILYGVLDHTTDKPVDTLNILFSGLSAQSLGIPSSDYLPDMKNGKGVLDGRLILKGENIASNMELKISGFKSSGVETDETRKIILSLWKGISEIIVNAKLSGTFENLSFSISSNMDKILSERLKNMLGAKFAEVQNKLKAEITRLTNQKKDEVMGEFNLKKSELTKQYGDKQKEIQSKTDEIKSKIASKENEGKDQADKEKKKAEDQVRKQAEQKLKELNLFK, from the coding sequence ATGCGTTGGAAATATTTTATTCCTGTTTCCGCATTTGTTGTAATTTGTTTTGTATTCAGCATCTTTTTTCTTGATATGATTTTAAAGAGCGCTTTCATATCAGGCGGGGAAATGGTTTTCGGCGCAAAAGTTGAGATTGCTTCGGTAAAAACTAAATTCAGAAACCTTTCAATAAATATTTCAGGACTAAAAATTGCCAATAGAAGCGACTTTTTTAGAAATCTTATAGAAATTGACAGTATTCGTTTTGCCCTAAAACCTCTGCCGTTGCTTTCTAAAAAGGTTATTATTGAAGAAATGGCGCTTGACGGCTTAATGTGGAACACGAAAAGGGATTTATCCGGAGCTTTGCCGCCGCGCAAAGAAAAGAAATTCGTTAAAAAAGAAAAAAAAGAAAATAAAAGCAGCCCAACCGCCAAACTATTTTCTTCTATAAAAGAAAAAGCAGGTTCCGAGGCGTCGGCACTTCCCGCTGCGGACAAGATAAAAGAAGTTCAGAAGGAATTTAAAAACATTTCTTTTACAAATGCGGTATCTTTAGCTGATTTAAAATCAATTGGTGAAATGGATGCCCTGAAAAGCAGTTATTCTCAAAAATACTCGCAGTATGATTCTCAATTGAAGTCTTTAGATCTTGACCAGAAAATTAGCAAAGCAGTTGCGGCATTAAACGAAATTTCTTCAATAAAAATTGAGACAATTCAGGATATAGAACCGGCAAAGACAAAGCTTGATTCATTCAATTCAACCAGGGAAGAATTAAACAATACCATATCGCAATTACAGCTAATGCAGTCTCAAATGTCTCAAGATTTCGGCAGCGAAAAAGACGTGTTAGCTAAAATTAATCAGCTTAAAGAGGGCGATTACAAAGCTTTGGCGGACAAACTAAAACTGCCTAGTTTTTCTTTCGGGAATCTGTCGCAGTCGATTTTTGGCCCCGTATGGCTAGATAGAGTTCATAAGATTCTTTATTATTTGGAAGTTGCAAGAAAATACATGCCCCCTAAAAAGAAAAATGAAAAAATGGTAAACACACGGCTTAAAGGAAGAGATATCAGTTTTCCGAAGGAAGATAATCCGCCCGACTTCCTTATCGGTAAGATTATTGTTAGCGGAACTACCGGGGGATACGGCAAAGAAGGGGAACCTTTGGACTTCAAGGGGGTAATAACCGGTATAACTTCCGATCCGGTCCTTTTAGGGAGACCGACTAAAATTGATATAAGCGGGTCTCAAGGCAAAAGAACTCTTATACTTTATGGAGTCTTGGATCATACCACCGATAAGCCCGTTGACACTTTGAACATATTATTTTCGGGTCTTTCTGCGCAAAGTTTAGGGATACCCTCTTCCGACTATTTGCCGGATATGAAAAATGGAAAAGGTGTTCTTGATGGAAGGCTGATTCTTAAAGGCGAAAATATCGCATCAAATATGGAACTCAAAATCAGCGGATTTAAGAGTTCCGGCGTTGAAACTGACGAAACAAGAAAAATAATTCTATCGCTTTGGAAAGGGATTTCGGAAATAATCGTGAATGCCAAGCTTTCAGGCACGTTTGAAAATCTGTCTTTTTCAATTTCATCAAATATGGATAAAATTCTTTCCGAAAGACTAAAAAATATGTTAGGCGCAAAATTTGCCGAAGTCCAAAATAAGCTTAAAGCAGAAATTACACGGCTGACGAATCAGAAAAAGGATGAAGTTATGGGAGAATTTAATTTAAAGAAATCTGAATTAACAAAACAGTATGGCGACAAACAAAAAGAAATACAATCAAAAACTGATGAAATAAAATCAAAAATAGCATCAAAAGAAAACGAAGGAAAAGATCAGGCTGACAAAGAAAAGAAAAAAGCCGAAGACCAGGTGCGTAAACAGGCCGAACAGAAACTTAAAGAACTGAACCTGTTTAAATAG
- a CDS encoding TIGR03546 family protein has product MFFYKIIKSIIGILHSQISPNEIAFGAALGAFIGLSPYMTLHNLIIFLLIFLLKVNVGSAFLSVGVFAVIGRIFDPLSDAIGYVLLVNINSLTPFWTKLYNMPLVPFTKFYNTIVLGSFVIAVLLFVPIFYFSKWFINYYRLSLQAKIQNWKIMKIFKLSSIFNMYDKYQK; this is encoded by the coding sequence ATGTTTTTTTATAAAATTATTAAATCAATAATCGGAATTTTACATTCCCAGATTTCGCCCAATGAAATAGCTTTTGGTGCTGCGCTTGGCGCATTCATCGGCCTTTCTCCTTATATGACGCTCCATAACTTGATTATATTTTTGCTAATCTTCCTTTTAAAAGTAAATGTGGGGTCAGCATTTTTGTCAGTGGGAGTTTTTGCCGTCATAGGGCGCATTTTTGATCCATTGTCAGACGCGATAGGATATGTGCTTTTAGTAAACATAAATTCGCTAACCCCGTTTTGGACAAAACTTTATAATATGCCTTTAGTTCCCTTTACGAAATTTTATAATACCATTGTATTGGGGAGTTTTGTTATAGCGGTTTTGCTTTTCGTTCCCATATTTTACTTTTCTAAATGGTTCATAAATTATTACCGTTTAAGTCTGCAGGCTAAAATTCAGAACTGGAAAATAATGAAAATATTCAAACTAAGTTCTATCTTCAATATGTACGATAAATATCAAAAATAG
- a CDS encoding HAD-IA family hydrolase: MAIGHMLKDKFKLFIFDLDGTLIDSQIDILNSVNHVRSLLKLPPLELSKVRSYIGNGANILVQKILPGANQKELANAFVEFKNYYYKHPVENTKIYSGILELLEKLKGKKKAVLTNKPENISKKILESLNLDSYFSLVWGGDTGPKKKPDPGPIHSILKRFKLEPKDAIMIGDGINDIRAAKSAGVATLALGYGYTDEKEILDLRPDYFSKTIKDLLEMI, from the coding sequence GTGGCAATAGGACACATGCTTAAAGATAAGTTTAAGCTATTCATATTTGATCTTGACGGCACCCTGATAGACTCCCAAATAGATATCTTAAATTCAGTTAATCATGTCCGTTCTCTTCTTAAGCTACCTCCTCTTGAACTATCAAAAGTTAGATCCTATATAGGAAATGGCGCAAATATTTTGGTACAAAAAATTCTTCCCGGAGCAAACCAGAAAGAATTGGCTAATGCTTTTGTAGAGTTCAAAAATTACTATTATAAACATCCCGTAGAAAATACTAAAATTTATTCCGGCATATTAGAATTACTTGAAAAATTAAAAGGAAAAAAGAAAGCAGTTCTTACCAATAAGCCGGAAAACATTTCAAAAAAAATCCTTGAATCATTGAATCTTGATTCCTATTTTTCTTTAGTTTGGGGCGGGGATACCGGGCCGAAAAAAAAGCCTGATCCTGGCCCGATACACTCTATCTTGAAAAGATTTAAATTGGAGCCCAAAGATGCCATAATGATTGGTGACGGAATAAACGACATTCGAGCGGCTAAGTCAGCCGGTGTTGCAACATTAGCTTTGGGATACGGATATACGGACGAAAAAGAGATCCTTGATTTAAGACCTGATTATTTTTCAAAAACTATCAAAGATTTACTTGAAATGATATAA
- the glgP gene encoding alpha-glucan family phosphorylase, producing the protein MEKDLFNLQSEKFLLKNFRRYISIPHLPENLKPLLDIAYNLWWSWNSDAIELFRRMDRDEWELAYHNPIKLLAHIGQDKLKKLSEDDSFLTHLERIQEDLKHYLEMTTWHGQEFPEHKAVIAYFSTEFGLYESLPIYSGGLGVLSGDHIKSASDMGLPMVAVGLLYRYGYFKQYLNFDGWQQEEYTENHFFRMPLQIAKNSNGDDIKISVEHPKGRVYARIWKVQVGRVPLFLLDTDIDENSPEDRDITGYLYGGDREMRIRQETVLGIGGIRALKALNIVPDVVHLNEGHSAFLILERIRMLMEQNNLGYEEAKEIVKASSVFTTHTPVPAGNEVFAPELVSKYMEPIIKKLGITAEELVKLGKVNPEDVKEGFGMTVLALKMTGYANGVSKLHGTISRNMWKPLWPDMPKNEIPITSITNGIHTNTWISYEMAGLFDRYMGNAWKDEPANQSIWQRVEQIPDAELWRSHERRRERLVSFARTKLKAQLIRRGASRNEIDYADQVLDPEALTIGFGRRFASYKRGDLLFRDLARIKNILVQKEKPVQLIIAGKAHPQDNFGKELIKSIIHISRDPDLRSKIVFIEDYDMNVAHYMVQGADVWLNNPRRPSEASGTSGMKVAVNGVLNLSVLDGWWCEGYNGENGWSIGAGEEYSDPVYQDEVESKAIYDLLEKEIIPLFYDRTRDGLPRGWIKKMKTSMQTIGPAFNTNRMIEDYTRKFYIPAHVDYFKMVKDNFAGSKNFVQWQKFICKKWSGIKVLSVDDNLKTDVELGNSFKVTAKIKIGEIRPEDLSVEIYWGYLDSKHNINGPASGKMKLAGSSDGTCTFEGTIKADRVGHCGYAIRVLPQFEGKVLFIPGLITWQ; encoded by the coding sequence ATGGAAAAAGACCTTTTTAATCTGCAGTCTGAGAAATTCTTACTTAAGAATTTCCGAAGATATATTTCAATCCCTCATCTTCCAGAAAACTTAAAACCTCTTCTTGATATTGCATATAACTTGTGGTGGAGCTGGAACTCTGACGCGATTGAGCTTTTTAGAAGAATGGACCGAGACGAATGGGAACTTGCATATCATAACCCTATCAAACTGCTGGCGCATATCGGCCAAGACAAGCTTAAAAAGCTTTCAGAAGACGATTCTTTTCTTACACACCTTGAACGTATCCAGGAGGACCTAAAACATTATCTGGAAATGACAACCTGGCATGGGCAGGAATTTCCTGAACACAAGGCAGTTATAGCTTATTTTTCTACAGAGTTCGGGCTTTACGAAAGTCTCCCTATATATTCCGGCGGTCTTGGCGTGCTTTCGGGGGATCACATAAAATCGGCAAGCGATATGGGCCTTCCCATGGTTGCGGTCGGCCTTTTATACCGATACGGATATTTCAAACAATACTTAAATTTTGACGGCTGGCAACAGGAAGAATATACAGAAAATCATTTTTTTAGGATGCCGCTGCAAATCGCCAAAAATTCTAACGGGGACGACATAAAAATTTCAGTAGAACACCCTAAAGGAAGAGTATACGCAAGAATATGGAAAGTTCAAGTTGGAAGGGTGCCTCTATTTCTTCTTGATACCGATATAGACGAAAATTCACCTGAAGACCGCGACATTACAGGATACCTTTACGGCGGTGACCGTGAAATGAGGATCAGACAAGAAACAGTTTTAGGTATCGGCGGTATCAGAGCCCTTAAAGCGCTTAATATTGTTCCTGACGTTGTGCATCTAAATGAAGGGCATAGCGCCTTTTTGATTTTAGAAAGAATAAGAATGCTTATGGAACAAAATAATTTAGGATACGAAGAAGCAAAAGAGATTGTTAAGGCTTCTTCAGTTTTTACAACCCATACGCCTGTTCCCGCAGGAAATGAGGTTTTTGCGCCCGAATTAGTATCAAAATATATGGAGCCGATAATTAAAAAACTTGGCATTACAGCTGAAGAGTTAGTAAAGCTAGGCAAAGTAAATCCCGAGGATGTCAAGGAAGGTTTTGGCATGACGGTTTTAGCTTTAAAAATGACAGGCTACGCAAACGGGGTAAGCAAGCTTCACGGAACCATTTCCCGAAATATGTGGAAACCACTTTGGCCGGATATGCCCAAAAACGAAATTCCAATAACTTCAATAACAAACGGTATACATACCAATACATGGATTTCATACGAAATGGCAGGATTATTTGACCGCTATATGGGTAATGCCTGGAAAGACGAGCCGGCCAACCAGTCTATCTGGCAAAGAGTTGAACAAATACCTGATGCTGAACTGTGGAGAAGCCACGAGCGAAGAAGAGAAAGGCTGGTTTCTTTTGCAAGAACGAAACTTAAAGCGCAGCTTATAAGAAGAGGGGCATCGCGCAATGAAATAGATTATGCGGACCAGGTTCTAGATCCGGAAGCTTTAACGATAGGTTTTGGCCGGCGGTTTGCTTCTTACAAAAGAGGGGATCTTTTGTTTAGAGATCTTGCCAGAATAAAAAATATTCTTGTACAAAAAGAAAAACCGGTTCAGTTAATTATTGCAGGGAAAGCCCACCCTCAGGATAATTTTGGCAAAGAACTTATAAAATCCATAATACATATCTCCCGCGATCCTGATTTGAGAAGCAAAATTGTTTTTATTGAAGATTACGATATGAATGTGGCCCACTATATGGTACAGGGCGCGGACGTATGGCTCAACAATCCCAGAAGGCCTTCTGAAGCCTCAGGCACCAGCGGAATGAAAGTAGCTGTTAACGGGGTGTTGAATTTAAGCGTTCTTGACGGCTGGTGGTGCGAAGGTTATAACGGTGAAAACGGCTGGTCAATAGGCGCGGGAGAAGAATATTCGGATCCCGTATATCAGGACGAGGTGGAAAGCAAGGCCATTTACGATTTGCTTGAAAAAGAGATAATACCGTTATTTTATGACCGGACTAGAGACGGCCTTCCAAGGGGCTGGATAAAAAAGATGAAAACTTCAATGCAGACAATAGGGCCCGCTTTTAATACCAACCGGATGATAGAAGATTACACGCGAAAATTTTATATCCCGGCCCATGTTGATTATTTTAAAATGGTTAAAGATAATTTCGCCGGGTCAAAAAACTTTGTACAATGGCAAAAGTTTATATGCAAAAAATGGTCAGGAATAAAGGTTCTTAGCGTAGATGATAACCTTAAAACCGATGTGGAACTCGGAAACAGTTTTAAAGTTACTGCAAAGATTAAAATCGGAGAAATACGTCCCGAAGATTTAAGCGTTGAAATATACTGGGGATATTTAGATTCTAAGCATAATATTAACGGGCCTGCCAGCGGAAAAATGAAACTGGCAGGAAGTTCTGATGGGACTTGCACTTTTGAGGGAACAATCAAGGCGGACCGTGTAGGACATTGCGGATATGCGATTAGGGTTCTTCCGCAATTTGAAGGGAAAGTTCTTTTTATCCCCGGGCTTATTACGTGGCAATAG
- the secG gene encoding preprotein translocase subunit SecG produces the protein MYTFILIVHLTVCIGLILIVLLQAGKGQGIAGLFGGGGSDQLFSAPSGMAFIKKITVAMAVIFVITSLTLTVMTARQSIRSVTSQIPYIPVEQPPLPK, from the coding sequence ATGTATACGTTTATTTTGATAGTACATTTAACAGTTTGTATCGGCTTGATTTTGATTGTTCTTCTCCAAGCTGGAAAAGGCCAGGGTATAGCCGGGCTTTTTGGCGGGGGAGGATCTGACCAGCTTTTCAGCGCGCCGTCAGGCATGGCATTTATCAAGAAAATTACTGTGGCAATGGCAGTTATTTTCGTGATAACCTCTTTAACTTTGACTGTCATGACCGCAAGACAAAGCATAAGATCAGTTACAAGCCAGATACCCTATATCCCTGTTGAGCAGCCGCCGCTTCCTAAATAA
- a CDS encoding phosphoglycerate kinase, producing MMKKTLKEMNLKEKKVLVRVDFNVPLDEKGQITNDKRIVATLPTIKYLLEQKAAVILMSHLGRPKGKVVPSMSLKPVAKRLGELIGKEVKMAPDCIGPEVKKLAADLKSGEILLLENLRFHQEEEDNNDKFAKELASIGEVFVQDAFGTVHRAHASTVGIVKYVKDAGAGFLVEKELKFLGDTLNNPKRPFLAILGGAKVSDKIDVIENLLDKVDDLIIGGAMAYTFLKAEGVETGKSLVENDKIDVAKNLLKNAQKKKVSIFIPNDHIVVDKIDFEKKVVLNGAIVKETEGADIPAGFIGVDIGPETLRRFSPLILSAKTIIWNGPLGVFEIDEFSKGTVEVAKVVAQSTEKGSISVVGGGDSIAAVKKAGVDKKITHISTGGGASLEFLEGKELPGIAVLPEKK from the coding sequence ATAATGAAGAAAACACTCAAGGAAATGAACCTGAAAGAAAAAAAGGTCTTAGTTAGGGTTGATTTCAATGTTCCGCTTGATGAAAAAGGGCAAATAACGAATGATAAAAGAATTGTTGCTACTTTGCCCACAATAAAATATTTGCTTGAGCAAAAAGCCGCTGTTATTCTGATGTCCCATCTGGGCAGGCCAAAAGGCAAAGTAGTGCCTTCAATGAGCCTTAAACCCGTAGCAAAAAGGCTCGGTGAGCTAATAGGAAAAGAAGTTAAAATGGCTCCGGATTGTATAGGGCCGGAAGTAAAAAAGCTTGCCGCAGATTTAAAATCTGGAGAAATCTTGCTTTTAGAAAATTTGCGGTTTCATCAAGAAGAAGAAGATAATAACGATAAATTCGCAAAAGAGCTTGCATCAATTGGTGAAGTTTTTGTCCAAGACGCCTTTGGAACGGTGCACCGCGCACACGCTTCAACAGTCGGAATAGTGAAGTATGTCAAGGATGCCGGAGCCGGTTTTTTAGTTGAAAAGGAGCTGAAATTTCTAGGAGATACTTTAAATAATCCTAAACGGCCTTTTCTTGCAATTTTAGGCGGGGCCAAGGTATCCGACAAAATAGATGTGATTGAAAACCTCTTAGACAAGGTTGACGATTTAATTATAGGCGGAGCGATGGCATACACTTTTTTGAAAGCCGAAGGGGTTGAAACGGGGAAGTCTTTGGTAGAAAACGATAAAATTGATGTGGCAAAAAATCTTTTGAAAAATGCGCAGAAAAAAAAGGTCAGTATTTTTATTCCTAACGATCATATAGTGGTGGATAAAATAGATTTTGAAAAAAAAGTTGTTTTAAATGGTGCTATAGTTAAGGAAACCGAAGGTGCGGATATTCCGGCCGGTTTTATAGGAGTTGATATAGGCCCTGAAACACTGAGGAGATTTTCACCTTTGATTTTATCAGCTAAAACCATTATCTGGAACGGTCCTTTGGGGGTATTTGAAATTGATGAGTTTTCAAAGGGGACTGTTGAGGTAGCTAAAGTGGTAGCGCAGTCAACTGAGAAAGGTTCTATTTCAGTTGTCGGCGGAGGGGATTCCATAGCAGCTGTTAAAAAAGCCGGTGTGGATAAAAAAATCACTCACATTTCTACAGGTGGCGGAGCTTCTTTAGAGTTTTTGGAAGGGAAAGAGCTCCCCGGAATAGCTGTATTGCCGGAAAAGAAATAA